GTCTATCAAAGACCCATCGACCCGCACAGCAACAGACGCATTCGAGATCCGGACGTCGCACTTTGGGAACCTGGTCACTCTCACGCAAGAGTCACGTAACGCGTTTGTGGCTCTTACCTACTTGTTGCCTCATTTCGACGATGCGCTGGGTCTGTTGGATTCCGCCGAGTTCAAGAAACTGTGCGATACGCGCTGGGAGGTGAAGATGCCACGCGAGGAGTTTCGTCTAGTCGATATCCATGCCATGTTCTGCACTTGTCACGACTACGCTGTTGCCTGCTACGGAGACGATGCGCAGAAACAAATCGCATACTTTCCACGCCATCAACCGTTTGACGAATACGCTGGAGTGCAGGGGATATGTAAGCATTTGGTGGCGGTTTACATTAGGAAGTACTCGGGTTTGTTTCCGTCGTAGGGGTTTTCGACATGGCGATTCCGTTTCAAGAACCCGAGTTGATCAAGGtcattatttatttacTGCAGAGCTATAGACAGCAGTCGATGCAGCTGTGTTGCTCTTACTTACGTCTTTCTTAAACCTACTTGAACGTTTGTTAATATCGTGAAAAAGTGTGGGCGTGTACTTAACTAAACTTGGAGATTCATCTAGTGGGCTACTACTTGAGTCACAGATGGCCACGAAGAGTACTAGTATCGGGACACCATACAGTCATTTCTCAGATCAACGGATAGATGCATCAGATCAACGGATTCAGAAGATATGACTGAACATCtagactacttgtagtcatcTTTCTTTAAATTGATACGAGATACATTGACTGCGACACATCTATATGTTTCCTCATGTCTACCCATACCATACCCAATGATACCGAGCGTTAGCTGACAATACAACTTTTTTCAATCTGACATTTTGCTCAAATTCCACCGAGTACTCTACCATCATAAGTCCCTTGTTCAGTTAATTACACCGTACCTACCGCAGTTCCTTCGCGCCTATTTTCAGCTCCAAGTGACGTGACCTCAGCATGTGGAAGAGTGCCCGATTCTACAACCGCGGATACTTTCGACGTATGCGGGAATTGTGATTGGCCAGAAAGAAAATCCCACAATTGTACTGCTGTTTCTACGGCTTTCGTTGTTCGATGGTTGTTCAATATGAAGGTTCGTCGTATCTGTCTCCGCGCTCATTTATCTGCAGACACTGCAGACACGGCATTGATAAGCCACAGATAAACAGCtatcatacttgtacgtctTGGCGGCAAGTTGGTGGTTCGGATACCTGTTCAATATCAGTTTCGAGAAAGAAAATAACAGCTaacatttctttttctaTTGTACAGAACTGGTATATCTCCTCAGTCACAATTGCACCTCTGATTCCATCTGATATATAGGAAGCCTTTGTTTCAGTTTGGGTTTCCGTGTCTACCTCTCTGATGCGACTTCTGATGCGCGCGTGCGATTGCGGCACAGTCTCCAAGAGAGCCGTGCCTTTCTCTCAGTGACAAACAATGACATACACCCCTGAACGTATATAATCTAAAACGACTAGCTCAGCAACATCTGTATAGACTCTCTGAATTCATCCAAGAATCGTGGCTGCTCCGAAAAACCTTAGTGGGCGTGCCATCCCGGACTCTTAAGCACCCCGGTGCTGCCAGTACATAACAATCTCTTCACTCgtcctcaacctcaacctcaatgTCGCTGTGCAACGACCCAGAGGGGTGGCAGCTGCTGACCAACTACTACGATGTGTCTCCATGCGTTTCGCAGAACGTCTTCTTCATTCTCCCGGGCTCAGTGGCCGCGCTATTCGGTGTACCAGCTGTTGTCCATCTCTACTTTCAGCCAGGTAAACGTCCTGCCGTTTGGAGCTACACGTTGAAACAGGTGAGTATCTCAGACGAAGGGTACAGCAAAGGTTCCAGCACGAATACTACAATtcctacttgtattgtacagtcAATGTTCCATCGTGAATCTCCACACAACACCGTCTCATACTAACATAGATTCTTACACTCATTCAACTGTCAATTGCGGTTTCTATCCCCTTTACGACCACGTTCCAACACGATCTGCGCCATTGGTCCCCCCTGGTGCTCGCTTTTGGCTCCATtatcatcttcttcatccAAAAGCTCGAGTTTGAGAAACGGAAACCCTCCAGCACCGTCGCCCTTTCTTTCTGGGGCCTCCAGACTCTCGACTCGGCCATTGTTGTCTATGGGCTTGGTATCAGAGGCTTTGACGAAGCAACCTACG
This genomic interval from Yarrowia lipolytica chromosome 1E, complete sequence contains the following:
- a CDS encoding uncharacterized protein (Compare to YALI0E08954g, no similarity) is translated as MDETIHTLITSLGSIKDPSTRTATDAFEIRTSHFGNLVTLTQESRNAFVALTYLLPHFDDALGLLDSAEFKKLCDTRWEVKMPREEFRLVDIHAMFCTCHDYAVACYGDDAQKQIAYFPRHQPFDEYAGVQGICKHLVAVYIRKYSGLFPS